CCTTCATTATTGAAAGCAGTAATTCCGCCGAATCGGGGCGTTTCGCCCGGATATTCGACAGGTCCGTGTTAACGAGACTCAGGATAATAATATATCCTTCCAGTCTCAACTCAGGGTTGCTCATGAAGAAGCAGGAGCTCATCCACCTTCACGGCCTGCTTGCAGAAGTACACACACAGGTCGAGATGTGGGAAGACGAAGACGTCTCGCTCGAAGCATACAACGAACTCGGCGTACGACCGACATCGATTCACAAATCGAAGACGGATCACAAAGCCGCCGTTTTCAAATTGGTCAAAGGAATCACTTCCTCGCTCGACGAGGCCGAACAGAGCCCCGTCGCGGCGACCGCTGACTAATCGCGACCGCTTCGCTACATCCTCCAAGCGCAACGATCGATCAGCGGCGGCCACGGCTCGTACAGAGCTCAAAGCGGAATCGCGAGCGACACGCAACGCCGAGTAACAGACGCGACCCCGACTCGCAGAGCTGCACGATTCAGCCGTCTTCGAGCAGGTCGTCGAATTCGGGGATGAGGTCGTCGCCGTCGTCGTCCTCGTCGTCGGCCGCCACGCTTTCACTCGCGGATTCGCGGTCGTTTTCGGGGGCGTCGTCGTGGTCGGGCCCCGCGTCGCCTGTCGT
This DNA window, taken from Halobellus sp. LT62, encodes the following:
- a CDS encoding UPF0058 family protein, which encodes MKKQELIHLHGLLAEVHTQVEMWEDEDVSLEAYNELGVRPTSIHKSKTDHKAAVFKLVKGITSSLDEAEQSPVAATAD